The following proteins are encoded in a genomic region of Ananas comosus cultivar F153 linkage group 25, ASM154086v1, whole genome shotgun sequence:
- the LOC109703580 gene encoding transcription factor MYB36-like: protein MGRAPCCDKANVKKGPWSPEEDRKLKEYIETYGTGGNWIALPQKAGLKRCGKSCRLRWLNYLRPNIKHGDFSDDEDRIICNLFASIGSRWSIIAAQLPGRTDNDIKNYWNTKLKKKLMGFPPNQRKPNQLQQQHKQQQQQHQFFSSTLESTSPFSLPPSLEGMPAALSPYLTNPSTTTTTTTTTTTTFSSPTPLQIGPLMPQLKESGSNLLIFGGDQSCSSSDGSCTQIHYGSGRDIEFDLLNISAGDHQQVSLESYLFNGVEDAQKLLLISGGGGGGGGCGGASFEYNYPEEIKPIVGSGNNGCNSLYLNDPTSGCIKNQGKYLYF from the exons ATGGGGAGGGCTCCTTGTTGTGATAAGGCTAATGTGAAGAAGGGGCCCTGGTCTCCAGAGGAAGATAGGAAGCTCAAGGAGTACATAGAAACATATGGCACTGGTGGGAATTGGATTGCTCTCCCTCAAAAAGCTG GATTAAAGAGATGTGGGAAGAGCTGTAGGTTAAGATGGCTAAACTATCTGAGACCCAACATAAAACATGGGGACTTCTCTGATGATGAGGACAGGATAATTTGCAACCTCTTTGCTAGCATTGGAAGCAG GTGGTCCATCATAGCAGCCCAGCTTCCAGGAAGGACAGATAATGATATCAAGAACTACTGGAACACAAAGTTGAAGAAGAAGCTCATGGGGTTCCCACCAAACCAAAGAAAGCCCAaccagcttcagcagcagcacaagcagcagcagcagcagcatcagttTTTCTCTTCTACTCTAGAAAGCACTTCTCCATTCTCACTCCCACCAAGCCTAGAAGGAATGCCTGCTGCACTCTCACCCTATCTCACAAACCctagcaccaccaccaccaccaccaccaccaccaccaccacttttTCATCACCCACCCCTCTTCAAATTGGCCCTTTAATGCCTCAGTTAAAAGAAAGTGGCAGCAATCTCCTCATCTTTGGTGGTGATCAAAGTTGCAGCTCATCAGATGGGAGCTGCACCCAGATACACTACGGGAGTGGGAGGGACATTGAGTTTGATCTCTTGAATATTAGTGCTGGTGATCATCAGCAAGTGAGCTTAGAGAGCTACCTCTTCAATGGAGTGGAAGATGCCCAGAAGCTATTACTAattagtggtggtggtggtggtggtggtggttgtggTGGTGCTTCATTCGAGTACAACTATCCTGAGGAGATTAAGCCTATAGTTGGTTCAGGTAATAATGGGTGCAATAGCCTCTATCTTAATGACCCAACAAGTGGATGCATCAAGAACCAAGGGAAGTACCTGTACTTCTGA
- the LOC109728991 gene encoding ABC transporter B family member 1: MLSHTPSPPPPPPPPPPPPPHMESSNGKLDEASSASASTSAAAGAGAGAGGGEEKKAEPAVGLLELFRFADGVDCALMAIGTAGAVVHGCALPVFLRFFADLVNSFGSNAADPDAMVREVVKYAFYFLVVGAAIWASSWAEISCWMWSGERQSTKMRIKYLEAALNQDVRYFDTEVRTSDVIYAINADAVVVQDAISEKLGNLIHYMATFVSGFIVGFTAVWQLALVTLAVVPLIAVIGGIHAATLAKLSSKGQGALSKASNIAEQAFSQIRTVQSFVGESRVLQAYSVSLTVAQRIGYRSGFAKGLGLGATYFTVFCCYALLLWYGGYLVRHRHTNGGLAITTMFSVMIGGLALGQSAPSMTAFAKARVAAAKIYRTIDHKPAIDRNGETGVELGSVTGHVELRNVEFTYPSRPDVPILRDLSLSVAAGKTLALVGSSGSGKSTVVSLIERFYDPTAGQILLDGHDLKSLKLRWLRQQIGLVSQEPALFATTIKENLLLGREDATQVEIEEAARVANAHSFIIKLPDGYDSQVGERGLQLSGGQKQRIAIARAMLKNPAILLLDEATSALDSESEKLVQEALDRFMIGRTTLVIAHRLSTIRKADVVAVLQQGTVSEIGTHDDLMAKGENGLYAKLIRMQEQAHEAALINARKSSARPSSARNSVSSPIITRNSSYGRSPYSRRLSDFSTSDFSLSIDPNHRMEKLAFRDQASSFWRLAKMNSPEWAYALIGSIGSMVCGSMSAFFAYVLSAVLSIYYAQDPKYMTRQIGKYCYLLIGVSSAALLFNTMQHLFWDVVGENLTKRVREKMIASILRNEIAWFDREENTSARIAARLALDAHNVRSAIGDRISVIVQNSALLLVACTAGFVLQWRLTLVLIAVFPLVVGATVLQKMFMKGFSGDLEGAHAKATQIAGEAVANVRTVAAFNSEAKITQLFAANLQGPLRRCFWKGQIAGSGFGVAQFLLYASYALGLWYAAWLVKHGISDFSKTIRVFMVLMVSANGAAETLTLAPDFVKGGRAMRSVFEAIDRKTEIEPDDPEAAPIPERLRGEVELKHVDFSYPSRPDFSVFRDLSLRARAGKTLALVGPSGCGKSSVIALVQRFYEPTSGRVLIDGKDIRKYNLKLLRRAIAVVPQEPCLFAATIFDNIAYGRENVTEAEVIEAATQANAHKFISALPDGYRTWVGERGMQLSGGQRQRVAIARALVRKAQVMLLDEATSALDAESERWVQDALDKAASGGGRTTIVVAHRLATVRNAHTIAVIDEGKVVEQGSHSHLLNHFPEGCYARMLQLQRLTNNQAVAGAPGPSNSAREGGT, translated from the exons ATGCTGTCGCACacaccatcaccaccaccaccaccaccaccacctcctcctcctcctcctcacatGGAATCCTCCAACGGTAAGCTTGACGAAGcatcctccgcctccgcctccacctccgccgccgccggcgccggcgccggcgccggaggaggagaggagaagaaggcgGAGCCGGCGGTGGGGTTGCTGGAGCTGTTCCGGTTCGCGGATGGCGTGGATTGCGCGCTCATGGCGATCGGCACCGCGGGGGCCGTCGTCCACGGCTGCGCCCTCCCCGTCTTCCTCCGCTTCTTCGCCGATCTCGTCAACTCCTTCGGATCCAACGCGGCCGACCCCGACGCCATGGTCCGCGAGGTCGTCAAG TACGCTTTCTACTTCCTCGTCGTGGGCGCCGCCATTTGGGCGTCTTCTTGGGCCG AGATATCTTGCTGGATGTGGAGCGGAGAGAGGCAATCCACGAAGATGCGGATCAAGTACTTGGAGGCGGCGTTAAACCAGGACGTGCGCTACTTCGACACCGAGGTGCGCACCTCCGACGTCATCTACGCGATCAACGCCGACGCCGTCGTCGTCCAGGACGCCATCAGCGAGAAG CTGGGCAACTTGATCCACTACATGGCCACCTTCGTCTCCGGGTTCATCGTCGGGTTCACCGCCGTGTGGCAGCTCGCGCTCGTCACGCTCGCCGTCGTGCCCCTCATCGCCGTCATCGGCGGCATCCACGCCGCAACATTGGCCAAGCTCTCGTCCAAGGGCCAAGGCGCCCTCTCCAAAGCCAGCAACATAGCCGAACAA GCATTTTCTCAAATAAGGACGGTGCAATCGTTTGTGGGCGAGTCCCGGGTCCTCCAAGCGTATTCGGTATCCCTGACTGTGGCTCAGAGGATCGGATACCGCAGCGGCTTCGCGAAGGGGCTCGGATTGGGCGCGACCTATTTCACCGTCTTCTGCTGCTATGCTCTTCTTTTGTGGTACGGCGGATACCTCGTCCGCCACCGCCACACCAACGGTGGCCTCGCCATCACCACCATGTTCTCCGTCATGATCGGCGGATT GGCGCTCGGGCAATCGGCGCCGAGCATGACGGCGTTCGCCAAGGCGAGGGTGGCGGCGGCGAAGATATACCGCACGATCGATCACAAGCCAGCGATCGACCGGAACGGTGAGACCGGGGTCGAATTGGGTTCGGTCACGGGGCATGTCGAGCTGAGGAATGTCGAATTCACCTACCCTTCACGGCCGGACGTCCCGATTCTCCGCGACCTTTCGCTGAGCGTCGCCGCCGGGAAGACGCTCGCGTTGGTCGGCAGCAGCGGGTCGGGGAAGAGCACGGTGGTTTCTCTTATTGAGAGGTTCTATGACCCAACTGCTG GGCAAATATTGCTTGATGGGCATGACTTGAAGAGCTTGAAGCTAAGGTGGTTGAGGCAACAGATAGGGCTTGTGAGCCAGGAGCCTGCTCTTTTTGCAACCACCATTAAAGAGAATCTGCTTCTGGGGAGAGAAGATGCTACCCAAGTAGAGATAGAAGAGGCTGCAAGGGTTGCCAATGCCCATTCCTTCATCATAAAGCTACCAGATGGCTATGATTCCCAG GTGGGGGAGAGGGGCCTGCAGCTCTCTGGTGGGCAGAAGCAGAGGATTGCGATTGCGAGGGCGATGCTGAAGAACCCGGCGATCCTTCTACTGGATGAGGCGACGAGCGCACTCGACTCAGAGTCAGAGAAGCTTGTTCAGGAGGCCCTTGACCGGTTCATGATCGGCCGCACCACCCTTGTCATTGCCCACCGCCTCTCCACCATCCGCAAGGCTGATGTTGTTGCCGTACTCCAACAAGGGACTGTCTCGGAGATCGGCACCCACGATGATCTGATGGCCAAAGGCGAGAACGGGCTCTATGCGAAGTTGATCCGGATGCAAGAACAAGCTCATGAGGCTGCTCTCATCAATGCCCGAAAAAGCAGTGCCAG GCCTTCAAGTGCACGCAACTCGGTTAGCTCCCCGATCATCACCCGCAACTCGTCATACGGCCGATCGCCGTACTCCCGCCGCCTCTCCGATTTCTCAACGTCGGATTTCAGCCTCTCGATTGACCCAAACCACCGCATGGAGAAGCTCGCATTCCGCGACCAAGCCAGCTCTTTCTGGCGCTTGGCAAAGATGAACTCGCCTGAGTGGGCCTACGCCCTAATCGGCTCCATTGGCTCTATGGTGTGTGGCTCCATGAGCGCCTTCTTCGCCTATGTCCTCAGTGCAGTTCTGAGCATCTACTATGCTCAGGACCCAAAGTACATGACCCGGCAAATCGGCAAATACTGCTATCTCCTTATTGGTGTGTCCTCAGCGGCACTTCTCTTCAATACTATGCAGCACCTCTTCTGGGACGTTGTGGGTGAGAACTTGACGAAGAGAGTGCGCGAGAAGATGATTGCTTCAATCCTCAGAAACGAGATCGCATGGTTCGATCGGGAGGAGAACACCAGCGCCAGGATCGCTGCAAGGCTTGCACTCGACGCCCATAATGTGCGGTCGGCGATTGGGGACCGTATCTCTGTTATTGTTCAGAACTCGGCTCTTTTGCTTGTTGCATGCACTGCTGGGTTCGTCCTGCAATGGCGCCTCACCCTTGTCCTTATCGCTGTTTTCCCACTCGTCGTTGGTGCTACTGTCCTTCAG AAAATGTTCATGAAAGGGTTCTCCGGTGACCTCGAAGGCGCACATGCCAAGGCGACGCAGATTGCTGGAGAGGCAGTGGCGAATGTGCGGACTGTGGCAGCCTTCAATTCGGAGGCGAAGATCACTCAGCTCTTTGCCGCTAACCTCCAGGGCCCGCTCCGGCGCTGCTTCTGGAAGGGCCAGATCGCCGGGAGTGGCTTCGGCGTGGCACAGTTCCTCCTCTATGCCTCCTATGCGCTCGGGCTCTGGTATGCTGCATGGCTCGTGAAGCACGGCATCTCCGACTTCTCCAAGACTATCCGCGTCTTCATGGTGCTCATGGTCTCTGCCAACGGTGCTGCCGAGACGCTTACGCTTGCTCCAGACTTTGTCAAAGGCGGCCGTGCCATGCGCTCAGTGTTTGAAGCTATAGATCGCAAGACGGAGATTGAGCCTGATGACCCAGAGGCCGCTCCCATCCCCGAGCGCCTCCGCGGGGAGGTCGAGCTCAAGCACGTCGACTTCTCCTACCCGTCGCGGCCAGACTTCTCGGTGTTCCGTGACCTCAGCCTCCGCGCTCGCGCGGGAAAAACCCTTGCACTTGTCGGTCCCAGCGGATGCGGCAAGAGCTCTGTGATCGCACTCGTGCAGCGCTTCTATGAGCCCACATCCGGGCGTGTGCTCATCGACGGGAAGGACATAAGAAAGTACAATCTTAAGTTGCTGCGGCGTGCCATTGCGGTGGTGCCACAGGAGCCGTGCCTGTTTGCGGCAACGATATTCGACAACATCGCCTACGGGCGGGAGAACGTGACGGAGGCCGAGGTGATCGAGGCAGCGACGCAGGCAAACGCGCACAAGTTCATATCAGCATTGCCGGACGGTTACCGTACATGGGTCGGGGAGCGCGGGATGCAGCTGTCGGGGGGGCAGCGGCAGCGTGTGGCGATTGCGCGGGCACTGGTGAGGAAGGCACAGGTGATGCTACTGGACGAGGCGACGAGCGCACTGGACGCAGAGTCTGAGCGGTGGGTGCAGGATGCATTGGATAAAGCGGCCAGCGGTGGCGGGCGGACGACGATAGTGGTGGCGCACCGGCTAGCGACGGTGCGGAACGCACACACAATCGCGGTTATTGACGAGGGCAAGGTAGTCGAGCAGGGATCACACTCGCACTTGCTCAACCACTTTCCGGAGGGGTGTTATGCGCGAATGCTGCAGCTGCAGCGGCTCACGAACAATCAGGCCGTCGCCGGAGCGCCGGGACCGTCCAACAGTGCAAGGGAAGGGGGGACGTAG
- the LOC109703603 gene encoding zinc finger C2H2 protein ECU02_0310 produces the protein MGGKCPHRKVKKRRLSHKSARRSKFLVKGDDAVYSEILKMAEGEGPKPLPHDEDLPGMGQFYCAHCDRYFANDDVREEHFRSKRHKKRVKQMNGPAPHTQLDAELAAGMGMPDNGPMLMSM, from the exons atgggaggGAAGTGTCCGCACAGGAAGGTGAAGAAGCGGAGGTTATCCCACAAGAGCGCTCGGCGATCCAAATTCCTCGTCAAag GCGATGATGCGGTGTATAGCGAGATACTGAAGATGGCGGAGGGGGAAGGGCCGAAGCCGCTGCCGCATGATGAGGACCTTCCAGGGATGGGGCAGTTCTATTGCGCCCACTGCGA CCGATATTTTGCGAACGACGATGTTAGGGAGGAGCATTTCCGGTCAAAGCGCCACAAGAAACG GGTGAAGCAGATGAACGGACCTGCACCACATACGCAACTAGATGCTGAACTAGCTGCCGGGATGGGCATGCCTGATAATGGCCCAATGCTCATGTCTATGTGA